In the genome of Oncorhynchus clarkii lewisi isolate Uvic-CL-2024 chromosome 4, UVic_Ocla_1.0, whole genome shotgun sequence, one region contains:
- the LOC139407655 gene encoding ras-like protein family member 11B translates to MRLIQNMSTIAEFATPECPSNGNIKIAVIGGSGVGKTALVVRFLTRRFIGDYERNAGNLYSREVQVDGGEQVAIQVQDTPGVDLTGNGLSIPDHVTCSIQWADAVVLVYSVTDRHSFDLIGQLHQLVARAGRANVPPVILLANKADLLHMRRVDAEQGPLLAAALGCSFYEVSASEDYSQVHGAFHRLCCHMAKQQPTASLSSHTTSSGAAEKKGRSPLIPRPKSPNMQDLKRRFKQALSAKVRTVTSV, encoded by the exons ATGCGTCTGATCCAGAACATGTCAACCATCGCGGAGTTTGCGACCCCAGAGTGCCCGTCCAACGGGAACATCAAAATAGCAGTGATCGGGGGCAGCGGAGTTGGCAAAACAG CTCTGGTAGTAAGATTTCTAACAAGGCGCTTCATCGGGGACTACGAGAGAAACGCAGGAAACCTTTATTCAAGAGAGGTCCAGGTGGACGGAGGAGAGCAAGTAGCCATCCAAGTCCAGGACACGCCGGGTGTTGAT CTGACCGGTAACGGCCTCAGCATCCCTGATCATGTGACCTGCTCCATCCAATGGGCCGATGCCGTGGTGCTGGTCTACTCTGTGACCGACCGCCATAGCTTTGATTTGATTGGCCAGTTGCACCAGCTGGTGGCCCGAGCGGGTAGGGCCAACGTGCCACCCGTCATCCTGCTGGCCAATAAGGCGGACCTTCTGCACATGAGGCGGGTGGATGCCGAACAGGGCCCCCTGCTGGCGGCAGCGCTGGGCTGCTCCTTCTACGAGGTGTCAGCCAGCGAAGACTACAGCCAGGTACATGGGGCCTTCCACAGGCTGTGCTGCCACATGGCCAAACAGCAGCCCACAGCCTCTCTGTCCTCCCACACCACCTCCAGCGGCGCGGCTGAGAAGAAGGGACGCTCACCCCTTATCCCCAGGCCCAAGTCCCCCAACATGCAGGACCTGAAGAGGCGCTTCAAGCAGGCCCTGTCGGCTAAAGTCAGGACTGTCACCTCTGTGTGA